Below is a window of bacterium DNA.
GACCTCAACACACGCGACGCCCGAGCAGAACGTTCCCTCGCCACTCAAGTCGCTCGCGTCGTAGGACAGAGTGACCGGAACAGACCCAGCCAAGCCTGGCCCTGAAAGGGCTGAGGTTGGAAGCGTGCCGTCAACTCTCGTCTGGCAGTCGCAAACGCTCGGGAACAGCTCTGCAAGCATGTTCTCATTCAGTGCTATCGTGCAGAATCGGTAGCACCCGTCCCTGTGCGCCGCCTCGAAGACGAGCGTGCCAGCCTCCGCATCCGATGTTATCCCGCCGTCCGTCCAGTTCTCCGGCCAATCCGAGCAGTCCTCTGAGTACTTATACCAGAGCTCAACGTGGTCGAAACCCGCCTGGCCCACGTCCACCTCAAAGCTCACCGCCACAGTCGCGGCCGACGCCTCGGAGGCCGCCCAGCAACTGGACAGCGCGTAATCTGGGTTGTACTCGGTCGAGCAGTCGGCCGTGTCCTTCATCGCCTCGAAGTTGCCGGCGTTGTCGCGCGCGATCGTGAAGAACTCGTAGAACCCGGTCCCATACGGGGGCGCGTAGGTCAAGCTGCCGAACTCCCCGGTCTCGTAAAGCCCCGTGTATTCCCAGTCGTCGGCGCAGGATGCGGTGCCGTCAGTCGAGAAGCGAGCGTAAAGCTGGACACCGTACCCGCCCGATACCGCATCCGTTATCTCAAAGTCAACGTCAAAGCTCGCGTCATTGCTCAATTCTGGCGCCTCAGATACGGAGGTCGGCAGTCCGGTGTCGCGCACGACCGTGCAGGCGCGCGCCGCGGAAATCTCCTCGACGTTTCCGGCCCCATCCGTCGCGACCGTAACGAATCGGAACGTCCCGTCGAGCCCAGCGAAATCATAGACGAAATCGCCCGCGGCCTGGTCGCTCTGTTGTCCGGTGTACTCCCAATCGCTGTCATCCCTTGAGACGAAGAGGCGCACGAGCGCAATGCCGGTCAGCGCATCGGACGCGCTAAAGTCGATGGTGACCGTCGCGGCAGAAGTGTATTCCGCCTCCGCGTCGCATGACGATACGGGAGCCGTCCTGTCCAGGGTTATCGTGTCGTCCGGGCTCGCGGGCGGCGGCTCGACGTTCCCGACGTTGTCGGTTGCTCTGGTCATTAGCTCATAATCGCCGTCCCCGAACTGAGGCGTTAGCACGGTTGGGTCCAGCTGGAAAGTCCCCGATTCGCCTGTCTCCACGAGATAGGAATCCACCCACGCGCTCTCGCCCCCGAACCTGTAATAGAGCCGTGTCTCGGCAACGCCGGAGCCCCCGTCCGACGCCGCGAATTGCACGTCGAACGGCACTGATGCGGTGTAATCGTCCGCCCAGCAGCTCGACTGCGGCATCGTGAAGTCCGCATTGACCGTGCAGTCGGCGCTGGCCGGCGGGTCCTCCACATTGCCGACCATATCGCGCGCTATCGTGTAGAAGCCATACACTCCGCTGCCGTCGGTGAATACGTATGTGAAAGACCCGGAAGCGCCCGATTCGGTCTGGCCCGTATCGGTCCAAGTCCCCCCCTCGAAGGAATACCACAGCGTGACGTCGTCAACCTGATAATTGTCCGAGGCGGTAAAACCGACCTCGACAGAGGTCCCGTTGGTGCTATCAACGCAAGAGCAACTCGACTGCGGCTTCGTGCAGTCGTAAGAGACCGTGCAGTCGGGCGCGCCAGGGGGGTCCTCCACATTCCCGCAGTTGTCGGTGCAGACCGTATAAAGATCGTAGCTGCCATCGCCATCGGGCGCATTGAAATCGAACGTGCCCGCTCCGCCCGGCTCGGCGAGGCCGCTGTCCGTCCACGTTCCGCCATCAAAGCTATACCAGAGCCTCGTCGTGGCCACGCCGCTCAAGGCGTCATCCGCCGTGAAATCGACGGCAATCGGCGTCGCGTTGCAGTACTCGTCGGCACCGGCGCTGGAGGTTGGCGGCACATCGTCGAACGTCGTCGTTGCGTCGGGCGCGCCAGGGGCGTCCTCCACGTTAGCTGCATTGTCCTCGGCGATGGTGTAGAAATCATAGACCCCGTTGCCATCCGTGAGCGTGACGCTGAAGCTGCCCGCAGCACTGCCGGAGGAGTAGCCCGAATCGACGTAGCCGCCGCCGTCGAATTGATAGTAGAGCGTAACCAACTTGACGCCGGAATTGTCATCAGATGAGTCGTAATCGACTGTTATGGTACTCGTCGTCGTCCCCTCGGGCGCAGTGCAGGAGGAGCTGGGCTTCACATAATCATCATAGACCATCGGGCCGTCGAGCTCGCCGGACTCAGGCAGACGGGCGCTGCGGCCGTAGGTGTCCTGCGCCTCAAAGTGATACTGCGCCTGCCCCTCCTCGGGAATTGTCCCGGTCCAGGCATAAACGCCATCATCGGCGCTGCCCGAATCGAGCGTCATATCGTGGGCCGGCGCGTTCACGAATACCTGAATCGTATCGGGCGCCTGTCCGCCAGCGTGATAGTAATGAACCGTGAACGTGAAATTTGTATCGGTCCGGCCGGACTCGGGAGAGTACGTGGGGTCGGAGAGTTCGGGGCCGACAGCGCTCTCGCCGAAGATCAGATATGCTTGGCCGGCGTCCTCGGCAGCCTCGGAGTTGCTATATGCTGCAATCAACAGATCGTCGCCGCCGTCGCCGTTGAAGTCACCCACTGCGGAGACTGACCCGCCGGCGTGATCATCCGCAGCCTCGCCCCAGAACGACGCGTCGGAATCGTAAAGCTCGGTATCCATCGCCCAACCGGAAGACTTGCCGAAGATCAGATATATTTGGCCGGCGTTGTCGCCGCCTTCGTCGTTCAGATAGCCTGAGATGAGAAAGTCGTCGTAACCGTCGCCGTTCACGTCGCCCCCGCCAGAGACTCCCTGGCCGGCGCGGTCATCCGGCGCCTCGCCCCAAAACGATGCGTCCGAATCCGCCAGGCTCGTATCCATCGCCCAACCTGAGGCCCTGCCCAAGATCAGATACGTTTGACCGGCGACGTCACCGGGTTCATCGTCAGCGTATGCACCAACGATGAAGTCGTCGTAACCGTCAGCATTGACGTCGCCCGCGCCGGACAGTCCGCCCCAGCTTACAGTACTGCCCTCTCTCTCACCCCAAAACGAAGCGTCCGAGTCACCCAGGCTGGTATCCATCGCCCAGCCGGAGGACTTGCCCAAGATCAGATATGCCTGGCCGGCGTTGTCGGCAGCTTCGTCGTTGGCCCATGCCCCGATAAGAAAGTCGTCGTAGCCATCGCCGTTCACATCGCCGGCGCCGGAGACACAGTTGCCTGCCCCATCCCCCGATACCTCGCCCAAAAACGATGCGTCGCAGTCCGCCAGGCTGGTATCCATTGCCCAGCCGGACGCCTTCCCTAAGATCAGATACGTCTGCCCGACTCCGCTGTTGGAACTTGAACTAAGAATGAAATCATCGTAACCGTCGCCGTTAACGTCGCCCGCGCCAGCGGACTGAGCGAGACAGTCCCAGGTTACCTCGCCCCAAAACGACGCGTCGGAATCTGCAAGGCTGGTATCCATGGCCCAGCCCGACGCCTTGCCGAGAATCAGATAGACTTGGCCGGCGTAATTGCCGCCTTCATAGTTGACAGGTGCTCCGATCAGAAAGTCGTCGTAGCCATCGCCGTTCACATCGCCGGCGCCGGAGACACAGTTGCCTGCGGCATCGCCCGCTGCCTCGCCTATGAAAGATGCGTCGGCGTCCGCA
It encodes the following:
- a CDS encoding choice-of-anchor D domain-containing protein, which produces MKRVFLLAALIFLTAATGLLADFAMDTSLADSDASFWGEAANDHAGWSLSTVGDVNGDGYDDFLIGMYDWEDGSEPGRAYLFLGKASGWAMDTSLADADASFIGEAAGDAAGNCVSGAGDVNGDGYDDFLIGAPVNYEGGNYAGQVYLILGKASGWAMDTSLADSDASFWGEVTWDCLAQSAGAGDVNGDGYDDFILSSSSNSGVGQTYLILGKASGWAMDTSLADCDASFLGEVSGDGAGNCVSGAGDVNGDGYDDFLIGAWANDEAADNAGQAYLILGKSSGWAMDTSLGDSDASFWGEREGSTVSWGGLSGAGDVNADGYDDFIVGAYADDEPGDVAGQTYLILGRASGWAMDTSLADSDASFWGEAPDDRAGQGVSGGGDVNGDGYDDFLISGYLNDEGGDNAGQIYLIFGKSSGWAMDTELYDSDASFWGEAADDHAGGSVSAVGDFNGDGGDDLLIAAYSNSEAAEDAGQAYLIFGESAVGPELSDPTYSPESGRTDTNFTFTVHYYHAGGQAPDTIQVFVNAPAHDMTLDSGSADDGVYAWTGTIPEEGQAQYHFEAQDTYGRSARLPESGELDGPMVYDDYVKPSSSCTAPEGTTTSTITVDYDSSDDNSGVKLVTLYYQFDGGGYVDSGYSSGSAAGSFSVTLTDGNGVYDFYTIAEDNAANVEDAPGAPDATTTFDDVPPTSSAGADEYCNATPIAVDFTADDALSGVATTRLWYSFDGGTWTDSGLAEPGGAGTFDFNAPDGDGSYDLYTVCTDNCGNVEDPPGAPDCTVSYDCTKPQSSCSCVDSTNGTSVEVGFTASDNYQVDDVTLWYSFEGGTWTDTGQTESGASGSFTYVFTDGSGVYGFYTIARDMVGNVEDPPASADCTVNADFTMPQSSCWADDYTASVPFDVQFAASDGGSGVAETRLYYRFGGESAWVDSYLVETGESGTFQLDPTVLTPQFGDGDYELMTRATDNVGNVEPPPASPDDTITLDRTAPVSSCDAEAEYTSAATVTIDFSASDALTGIALVRLFVSRDDSDWEYTGQQSDQAAGDFVYDFAGLDGTFRFVTVATDGAGNVEEISAARACTVVRDTGLPTSVSEAPELSNDASFDVDFEITDAVSGGYGVQLYARFSTDGTASCADDWEYTGLYETGEFGSLTYAPPYGTGFYEFFTIARDNAGNFEAMKDTADCSTEYNPDYALSSCWAASEASAATVAVSFEVDVGQAGFDHVELWYKYSEDCSDWPENWTDGGITSDAEAGTLVFEAAHRDGCYRFCTIALNENMLAELFPSVCDCQTRVDGTLPTSALSGPGLAGSVPVTLSYDASDLSGEGTFCSGVACVEVWYSLDDETPVLYERIELAPATVATGSIQFSPAQEGVYDLWSIAIDAFGNYEEAPAAADLTLTVDLTAPISSAGCDSFGVAFPIAVTFAASDTLTEVVTVDLWVRYESGDWEDTGLSGSEESGTLYYTPDTAQEGTYYFYTVATDEAGHVEAAPDTPDDQMMIDWTAPQTSCTSPPYTSDPTISLTYTATDAMSGMQSVSAWVKIGDDAWLDTGQTGPADGGVIGVDVSAWAEGTFGLCTRGCDNSGNIEDLPDTAPTTTVYDATAPVSAAGLPAEGVLANTTPIDVPYTANDALSGLESVELWFSFDSGDWESSGLSDTPSALSMLAEGNFSFVPPHGDGTYDFATVAADNAGNREILPDSPDGGALVFDQTSPASSVSYGSVYASEFPFTLPFTAADTTSGVANVALFVSINGSAYSDTGLSASGEAGAFEFTPDVIADGVYCFYSVATDNAGNVESAPDEPDATVIFDLDAPVSEADVDSEYSNAFPVRVSYSASDTASGLARVRLWVSFNGGAFADSGLSSGNATGTFIYTSATPADGRYEFYTVASDHAGNVEAAPLSADAWVVVDGKKPTSSCSIAATMTNTFPIPISYTSSDAASGVERVKLYYRVNNGAWLLADTLSEPNGSYDFTPAPVRDGYFEFYTKAYDRAANAESTSGADVAITVDRTPPTSSASSPSAVQDAPFNVSFTAQDDRSGVANTTLWYQHNSGDWLDSGLDKTGTAGQFEFSAPAGKGTYGFYTICTDIAGNVEAAPSVADATSVYSVPTPDILADKSSLDFGQVNVGEEGSDTLTITNVGDADLTIENISTDDPVFVAAFEGSLPIALGPSGSLEIEVVFSPDEEGVFDAALTIASDDPDTPSLAVDLSGEGVEIGGELTVGVSTNAETYEFSDTLDVEISMLNTDETVTVDIYLVLTYDLGGPDERHWSASMTEVWTDGLAPLVTGFEVPDGFALGGYPWWSSELPCEFPMIAKSGTYTLRMAAVEPGTLDLVSNLAIADFILTGEPFVNVSTDKATYALDGDTVVISLDVDVPYDLTADVYVLMLAPDGQFWSPTGFGEATWVADIGPMFSSITLDGGFTFSGPAFVASLPADAPFNSPGQFMLFAALAVPGTLTPLSDIGTAIFALR